The sequence TCTGATGGTTACCCGCCCAATGTCATTCATCTCAAAGGTTTCTTGGTCTTTTATACGGTCGTACGTATTTATATCAACTTTATACAAAACATTCTTTATCATCGCTTTTTGCGAATTCTCTGTATGATAAACGGTGTATTTTGTTCTTGGCTGAGACGGTTTACTGCTCATCCAACAAAGCATTACGTCAAACTCTTGCGAGGTTTCTGGCCTGTTGTTGGTTCTAACAATCATATCGCCTCTGCTAACGTCTATATCGTCTTCCAAGGTTATGGAAACAGACATTGGCACGAATGCTTCTTCAAACTCTTCCTCAAAACCATCTATACTTTTTATTTTCGAAGTAAACCCAGATGGAAGCGCAACCACAATATCTCCTTTTCTAAAAACCCCACTGGCAATTCTACCTGCATACCCGCGATAGTCTATAAACCCTTCTCTTTGCGGACGAAGTACCGTTTGTACAGGAAAACGTGCGTCAATTTTATTAAGGTCGTTGCTAATGTGTAAAGTTTCCAAAGTATATAATAATGCTGCACCCTTATACCAGTTCATATTGTCAGAACGATTCACCACATTGTCACCGTGTAAAGCACTTATCGGAATATAAGTTATGTCCTGGATTACAAGTTTGGAAGACAGTTTTTCATATTGACTAACGATATCGTCATAAACAGCCTCATCATAATTCACCAAATCCATTTTGTTGATACATACAATTAAGTGTGGTATTTGCAAAAGCGAAGCAATAAACGAGTGTCTCTTAGTTTGCTCTATAACGCCGTGTCTTGCATCCACCAAAATAATGGCTGCATTGGCCGTGGAAGCCCCCGTAATCATATTCCGAGTATATTGAATATGACCAGGAGTATCTGCAATTATAAATTTTCTTTTGGGTGTGGTGAAATAACGATAAGCCACATCTATGGTAATCCCTTGCTCCCGCTCTTCTTTAAGCCCGTCAGTAAACATGGCAAGATCAATATTGTCGTGCCCTTTTTTCTTGCTCGTATTTTCAACGGCGGCTAATTGGTCTTCAAAAATTGACTTTGAGTCGTAAAGCAATCTTCCAATCAAGGTGCTTTTACCATCGTCAACACTTCCTGCGGTTGTAAATCTTAATAATTGATTGTTGTCTATTGCCATTGTTTTTTAATATGTGAATTCGTGAGTTTGTGAATTTGTGAGTTTGTGAGTTTGTGAGTTTGTGAGCGTGTGAGCGTGTGAGCGTGTGAGCTTTTTTAATTTTTTAAAGTTTGGATTAGCTTTATCAGCATTCTTTTAATATAATATATTTTCTCTTTTAATATTTTTGAATCATCAATAAAACCTAATCTATTAGATATTTCAATTTGAGTTTCCAATTCAGCGGCTGAGCCAAGACTGATATATAAAAATCTTTTAAATTCTTTCTTTGATTCCCGCGCTGCACCTTCAGCAATATTTGATGGAATGGATACTGATGCCCGACGAATCTGACTAGTAAGCCCAAATTTTTCTGAATCTGGAAAATTATGAGTAACCTTATATATTTCGATGACCAAATCCATCGACTCCTGATAAACCCTTAAATCGTTATGTGATTTCATAAAACTCCACTTATTTACCAATTCACCTACTCACCCATTCACAGACTCACAAACTAACCTTTTAAAAATACCCCTGCTTCTTCCTATCCTCCATCGCCGTTTCCGAGCGTTTATCATCGGAGCGATTTCCTCTTTCCGTCATTCGCATTGCTGAAACTTCTTCAACAATCTTTTCCAAAGTATCTGCGTCAGATTCAATTCCACCTGTTATAGTAATATCTCCCAACGTTCTAAAACGGATTTTCTTGGTTTCTATCTTTTCGTTTTCTTCCAGTTTTAAATGTTCTGAAACCGGAATCCACGAATCACTTCGCCGAACAACTTCCCGTTGATGAGCTAAATATAAAGATGGGATGCTGATGTTTTCACGTTTAATATAGTTCCAAACGTCCATTTCAGTCCAATTGCTTATTGGAAACGCTCTAAAATGTTCACCTTCAAAATACTTCCCGTTAAGCAAGTTCCATAATTCTGGGCGTTGGTTTTTAGGATCCCACTGACCAAAATCATCTCGATGTGAAAAGAAACGTTCCTTAGCACGTGCTTTTTCCTCATCGCGTCTTCCGCCACCAATGGCGCAATCTACTTTGTTGCTTTCTATGGCATCCAATAAAGTGGTGATTTGGAGTGCATTTCGCGTAGCATTTCTACCTTTTTCTTCAGCAACTCTTCCCGTATCAATAGATTCCTGAACTGAGCCAACAATTAATTGTACTCCAAGTTCTTCAATTAAATCATCACGAAATTGAATGGTTTCAGGAAAGTTATGTCCTGTATCTACGTGCATTAATGGAAAAGGTATTTTAGAAGGATAAAACGCCTTTCTGGCCAAATGTGTTACAAGAATTGAATCTTTTCCACCTGAAAAAAGAATCACAGGATTTTCAAACTGCGCCCAAACTTCGCGAAGTATATAGATGGCTTCAGATTCCAATTCGTCTAGATAATCTAAAAAGTATTTATTCATTTGTTAATTGGTTTATTCGTTACTTCGTGATTCGTTAATTCGTTAATTCGTTAATTTGTGATTCGTTAATTCGTTAATTCGTTGTTTAAACGCAATCCAAAGAATCTCCACTTCCTCAGTAAAATTCATTAATCTGAAGTTTGAAAGTAATCCAACGAATCCCAAATCCCTATTACCTATTACCTATTACCTATTACCTAATGCCTATTACCTAAAATTTCACTTCTCATCATTCTTATTACTTAAATATCTTATATATCCATTAATCAGTTGGATGCACTTTTCGACTTGTAAGCGAATTTCTTTTAAAGTTTCCAAATTTATGTAATCGCAATCTTTTGCTTCAACGGAATGGTCTAATATTTCTGAAACGGATCCTCTGGAATATCTTAAAAAATTGATATTTTCTTTGTAATGATAACTTCCCCAACCTTCAGCTATATTAGCTGTTGAAGAACGAGCGGCCCGCAATATTTGTGAGTACAATTCAAATTTCTCATTTTTTGGAAGTTTAATTAAAACATTTTCTTTCAAATAGACTTTCAAATTATAACATTCCTTCCAGCAATTCAATTCCTCAAAATTCCCAGCCATAATTTTTTTCATTAAGTTGGTTAATTGGATAATTCGGGATTCGTTAATTCGTTAATCCGAAGTTTAAAAGCAAATCCAACGATTCCCCGAATCCCGAATCCCGAATCCCAAATTACCGTCAAATCTTCTTAGCTATCACTCCCATAATTACCAAAACCGCCTCATCTACCGAAACCACCGTCGTATCAATTTCAATATCAGGAATCATCGGAGCTTCATAAGGAGCATTGACTCCAGTAAAATTCTTTATCTCTCCAGCTCTTGCTTTTGCATAGAGCCCTTTCGTGTCTCTTTTTTCACATTCTTCAATAGGCGTATTTACAAAAACCTCTACAAAGTTATTATAACCTACAATACGCTTCACATTTTCTCGATCTTCACGATACGGAGATACGAATGACGCCAAAACAACCAAGCCAGCATCAATCATTAAGTTGGCAACTTCGGCAATGCGCCTAATATTTTCGGTTCTATCTTCTGGAGAAAAAGATAGATTATTGTTTAAACCCTTGCGCACATTATCGCCATCCAAAAGATACGTATGAATACCACGCTCAAAAAGTGCCATTTCCACCGCATCTGCAATAGTAGATTTCCCCGAACCCGAAAGCCCCGTAAACCATAGCAACATTGGTTTTTGTTTCTTTAATTCGCTTCGTTGTATTTTCGAAATACTGAAATCATGCCGAATCACATTTTCCTCCATATTCAACTAATTTAAAACTTTTATAAAAATATCTAAATCTGTCACATTGAGCTCCACCAATAACTAGCTGGACGAAGTGCCATATTAACAAATTCCCAAACTCATCTCTACAAAACAACCCTCTACCCACTACCCTCTACTCTCTAACCCGTAATCCATACGGTACCAAACGCGTTCGTGAAGATAATATAAAATCATTTTGGTCAAAAGTTCCGAGAGACCAATCTTGAGTCCGATTAGCGGATTTCCAGTTACTAACCAAGACAGCAACATAGTGTCTAAGGTTCCAACCCCTCGCCAAGTAAGGGTTTTAAAAATGTGGCGTTTTCTACTTTCACGAACAATTCCTTTTTTAGAAAGATTAATTTTAAACCAAACCCTTTCGTGGAAATAATACAGAATCATCTTCGTAAATACTTCTGCCAAACCAATTTTAAGTCCCGTCCAAGGATTTCCCGTGATGAACCACGACAACAAAATCGTGTCCAAGGTTCCCACCATCCGCCATGTTATAGTTTTGGCAATATGTCTTTTACGGGATGGATCTCTCATATTAACGCTTCACCAAAAAATAGTTGTTCAATAAATTGGGTTTGTTGTATTGCATTGGTTTTCCTGTGCTTTGGTCTATCACTAAAACACCCGCGGCATTACAAATAGCGTGGCCAGCCGCAGTATCCCACTCCATTGTTGGCGCGAATCGCGGATAAATATGCGCCAAACCCTCAGCCACCAAACAGAACTTTAAAGAACTTCCTTTGGAAACGATTTCTACTCTATTATCCTTTTCTATTTCTGAAATGAAATTTTTAGTGTCTTCATTTAGATGCGAACGACTACCAACAACTATTACTTCGGAAGTAATTGGCGATGGTTTTATAATTTTAGCTTTTTCGAATATTTCTTCCAAGGAAATCTTTTCCGAAGAAACAATAATCTTTTTTGAAGATTTTTCGTCTTCAGAAGTAAAATATAGTTCTTTTGAAACTGGAACATATATCACACCAAGAATCGGACTGCCATTTTCTATAAGGGCAATATTTACAGTGAATTCGCCATTGCGTTTTATAAATTCTTTAGTGCCATCAACCGGATCCACAATCCAGCAACGGGTCCAATCTTTTCTTTCAGAATAATCTAGCTGACGATTTTCTTCACTTATAATTTGAATGCCTGTAGGTTTTAAATAGCCGTTAATCACTTCATTCGCGTTTTTATCGGCTTGCGTTAAAGGGGAATTGTCATCCTTTGTTTCCACACCAAAGTCTGTTTCATACACTTTAAGTATTTCTATTCCTGCATCTAAAGCAGCTTTTATGGCTATTGATAAATTAGTTTTCATCCTGAAATTTTGTTAGAAGCACGAAGTTACTATAATTTGAATAAAGAGAACCTTCATATTTGACTGTCGTTCTCTTAAAAAAATAGAAAAAACAACACGTTAAAAAAAGGCTAAACCCTCCTACTTTATTGTTCTCTGAAGAGCTATTGGCTATCTTTGAGAAAACCTTAAAAAAACAAAACATGGGCTATTTAAACCTAGATAAAACAAAAACTACTGCCACTGCAAAAGAATTAAACGTACTGTTGGCAGACTATCATTTATACTATCAAAAACTTCGAAATTTCCATTGGAATGTGGTTGGTAAAAATTTCTTCGAACTTCACGTAAAATTTGAAGAAATGTATGACGATGCTAAACTAAAAGTGGATGAAGTTGCTGAACGTATCTTAACACTCCGTTTTCAGCCAGAAAGTAATTTTTCAAATTATTTGAAAACTAGTAACATCAAAGAATCTTCTGAAGACACTAAAGATGTTGAAATGGTTAAAATACTGCTGGACGACCACGGAAAACTTCTAAAACAAATGCGAAAAGTTGTTGAAACTGCAGATAAAGCTGGCGATGAAGGAACCATAGATATGATTGGTGGCTTTATTGGCCATATTGAAAAAGTAAGCTGGATGCTGGATGCTTGGTCTATGAAGAGCACGGATAATCATCCGGAAGCGTAGATTAGACGGTAGACGGTAGACGGTAGACGGTAGACGGTAGACGGTAGACGGTAGACGGTAGACGGTAGACGGTAGACGGTAGACGGTAGACGGTAGACGGTAGACGGTAGATAAAATAAAAAAAAGCTGAGAAAGTTTGACAATTTGTTCATTCTTTTTCAGCTTTTTTTGTTAAAAATCTTACTTTCAAGACGAAATCAAATTCCCCTTTAGGGGCTAGGGGGTCAAAACGTATTTAGAAATCAAACCCCAATCCAAAAGTAATACGTGTTCCTTCCTCAGAATTGAATACACTAAAGTTTGCATTCAGGCCACCGGCTCCATTAATCCACAAACCGCCACCACGAGAGTTGTGCCATTTTTTTGATGGGTCATCTTTTATCCAAATTCGTCCCAAATCTGCACCTACATAAAGTCCGGTGTCTATTGGTATTAGTCCAATTTTAAACGAAGGTAAACTGTAACGGAAATCTGCACTACCTACCAAAAACGACTTCCCGCTAAACCGCTGCTCCCGATACCCCCGCAATCCATTATCTTCCCCGAGAGTGGCTGCCTGATAAAACTGATAACGCCCGCCAATATTAACTTGATTGCGCACATTTGTTTTTAAAACCAACTTTCTATTTTTGGTTAAATGGTTGTAAAAGCCTATCCGTGATTTTATAAAGCCATGTATATCGTCCGTATCCTTCAAATTATCAGTCACACCCACATTTAAGTCAAACATCATCCCAATAGTTGGGTTTCGGATTTCATCGTAACTTCTGTAATTATAAATTGCTTCCAAAGTTCCGAAAAAACTGTTTTTATTCATATTCGGAATACTCACATCAGAAATAATTGAAACGTTGGAATTGTTCACATCATAACTATCAAAAGTAGTTTGTAGCTTGAAGAAACTACCAAAATTACTATTTCGAAGCAATCCTACGTTGGCAGAAATGTGTTGCACTTCTACCCTATTGTATTCAAACCCCTTTTCATCTTGAAAATTCTCCGTTTCATTTCCGAAGCCGAAAAAATTAATATTGTAATTGGGACTAGTAAGACTTGCTCCAAAACTAAGATTCAAATCATCCTGAATATTGGCAAACTCTCCCGAATAAGAAAGCTCGAAACTATTTTGATCCGTGAAGTAAGCAGCACCTAAAACATGTTTCTGCGAAAAAGGGTTTCGCTGAAAATTATCAACCCTATAAACGTATTGCAAAGCAGCACGAAATCCATCGTCTGGATTGTAACCTATTGCCGAAACAAAGCCTTGATTGCGTTCTATCTGTTTTCTAAAATCATAAGTATTTAGGTTGTAAACATCCGTAAAACGAATAGTTCCACCGTTTTTTGATTCAACAATACTCGGAAAGCTTTCAGAATCGTAAACTTTTACTCGTCTTCCTTCATTTAAAGCATAAGTGTCTTCATCATTACCGCCAATAGCTCGAATGTATATAAGATCGTTTTCCTTGCCATTTACAATAAATTTATCCTTACCGCTAAGGCCATAAACCCAGATTTCTTTGGTGTCTTTATGATTATAGGTTCTATCTGTAAGGGTAACAGATATTACACCATTAATGGTTGTAAATGTTTTGATATTTGTCTTTCCATCTGGTAAACGGGTAATCTCAAAAACATCGTCATAATCCGTTCCCACAACGGTTTGTAAGGTTGAAAGAAAGGTGTAATACTTATCGGCAATAGCGACCAAATTCTCCCTTCTATCTTTCAGTTTTTGCTTAATGTCTGCTAAAGATTCATCTTGAACTTCTTGCGGAATTTCATTAAAAGCCTTTTCAATAACCGCATCCGTAATACTGTCTTGAATGGATTTTGCTAAATACTTCCATTGACTTCTACCTGAATTTTCCAGTAACGCCCTGTCTAGAATAATACTTTCTTTATTGAATCGTTTTAAATCAGTTATATTTTCACCATAAACCTGACTCTCAAAAGATCCGTTGAAAAGCGAACGCGTTAAATCTGAAATATTACCTTCAAAACTTGAAAAAGCGTTGTCCCGATTCTTGGGAATGGGAACAAACACGTTCTTTTTATATCTGTTGAAGTATTCCGCCCATTGCCAATGATCTGGTTCACGGTCCCAATAACCAATGAGCATATCAAACAATCGAGATTTTATATAATTTTCTTCATCCAAAGAAACATCGCCAGTTTTTTGAAGTTTTATAAGAATATCATCCGTAGTTTCCACATCGTCTGGATATTTGAAAAGACCTTCGCCTTCACTGCTTTCAGAAGGTTCAATGGAAATTAAATACAATTCATCCCCAAAGGTTTCATTATAATTTCCCAATCGCTTTTGTTTGGGAACATAATAAAGCTGCGGCGTAGTGTAAAATATATTGATAGCCCTTGCAAGATCAGGAACAGCCATAACCGCATATGGGTGGGAAGCGGTGTAAAAGCCTATTCCCTGCCCCTTCAAATTTGGTGCGTCCACTTTCTCAGGTTCGGAAGGTTCGTTTTTATTGTCGTCAAAAACTATTTTTCTTGAAATCTGCAAGGCTTTCTTACCCATTTTCCGCATTCGGTAGCGATTGCCTTTTTGATCGGTCAGTAATAGTGAATTGTAATCTGCCCCCTTAGTTTCATTTATAACTTTTAAACCTCCATAAAGTGTATCCAAGGACGCCACTTGAGCTGTGACTGGCTTGGAATAGGCGTCCTTATATTTAGATCCCCAAATGGTTTTAAAGAACAACGCTTCGCTAATACTATCTTGTTTGTAAATTGGAACAGTGTATTGCTGCGGAAACATTTTAGGATAAATAGAAATATCTAATTTTTTTGGAGCAGGAATCACTTCCTTTTGAAAGAGAAGTTTTGGCTCGTGATTTTCGCCTTTCACAAAATAACGAACCCATGAAGAACCATCATCAAAAACATCTAAAACTGCAAATCCCTGCGCTCCAGTGCTAAAAAAACCGTCTTTGCCAGTGGCAGCGTAAGATTCCTTAGAGCCAGCTCCAGAAACAATTTGCTGAAATCCATCCTTTTCAATGTATTGTAAGTTATGATCGTGACCGGAAACAAAAACCAATCTTTTATTGTTCTTGGCGAGCTGCTGTAGGCGAATCATCAAATTATTGTAAAGCTCATTATATCTATCTTGCACCGAAACACCGCCTCGCGAACGTATTTGCACAACCAAAGAAGACAAAACTGGTAATGGAATTTTTTTCTGAAAAGGGTATAAATGTTTTTCCAAAGCAAAGTATCCACCGTGGTTTCCGTTAGTAAACATTGGATGGTGCATTGCAAAAACAATGGTTTTGTTTTGGTTCTTTTCTAGTGCTAATTCCAGTTCAATAAAAAATTTTTCACGGGTTTTGATATCGCAATTCTGGTTTATTGTGGGATTTTTGTTCCAATCTTCTAAAAACCATTGCGTATCGATCACTATCAACTGAATATCATCAGAAACCGTGATGCTTTCCAAGGGGCAACCGTTGCTGGGCCTAAAAGCATCTTGATCTGGGAACTTAGATTCCACGTAATTTTCTTCGCGAGCTACACCAACAACGCCATCGTTATACCATTCATGGTTGCCGGGAATAAAAATAGTATGTCCGTCATAATCTTTTAATGAATTATGCTGCGCATCTATCATATTTTCAGATAGCTTTCGGCGTGGGTGTCCTTCTGGATCCATTCCAGCTGGATAAATATTGTCGCCCAAAAAGATGGTATAGTTCCCTGGTATTTTTTCTTTCTTCAAATATTTTTTAAAAGTGATAAGCGCATCGCTCATTCCACCCATTGGCGAAAGGCCAGCATCACCCACTAAATAAAAGGTCTTTTCTACTTTTTTATCTGAAGGATATATAGGTTTTGCATCTTTATCCTTAAACTGAGGTGCATAAGTCGCACAGGAGGAAATAAGACAAACCGTAAAAAATAGAAAAGAAAACTTTTTAAAAATCATAAATCCATTACATTGAAAAAGCGACTCCAAAGGTAAAGCGTAATCCTTCATCTCCAGTAAAAAGATTAAAAGTTCCGCTCAAAATATCTGCAGTATTTACCCAAACACCGCCACCATAACTACTGTGCAAAACGTCTGAAGTATCATTCGGCACCCAAACACGACCCACGTCATAACCTCCAAAAACCCCAATCTGCACTGGAACAAGAGCAGTTCTAAATTTATTGAAACTATAGCGAAGATCTGCTCCTGCTACTGCTGCACTCCTACCCGTAAAACGTTCGTTTCTATATGCTCTCAGTCCGGTATCGCTTCCTAATTGTGCGCCTTGGTAAAACTCAAAATTGTTTCCTATGTTAAATTGACCACGAACATCTGTTTTTAGAACAAGTTTTCTGTTTCGAGTTAAGGCGTTATAAAAAACAATTTGTGGTTTTACGTATCCAAAAACACGGTCGCTATTTTCCACATTTTGTGTTCCACCTAAAACTAGTGTAAAATCCATCCCGCGGGTCGGGTTCACCTTATTGTCATAGCTTTCATATTCATAAGTTCCTTCGGCAGTAACGAAATACTTTGTTTCATCAAGATCTGCGCTGTTTGGATTTAGCGAGATAAATCTTCCTGGAGTGTTTTCAACTTCAATTCCTTCAAAAGTGGCTTTAAATTGAAACATGCTTCCGAAAGGAGAATCTTTTTTAATACCAATGGAACCGCCGTAGCCGCCTATGCGAACTCGGTTATAATCTTTTTCTAAATCGAATTCATAATCAGGGTTGATTGTTTCATTTCCGAAACCGAAAAAGTTTTCTGAAAAGTTAGGGTTTTTGAAATAACCTCCCAAAAGGAAATTCCAGTTTCCAAAGATATTGGCGAACTCGCCTTCATAGCTTGCATCAAAACTATTTGTTCCAAAATAATAACCCAAAGCTACTCTATGCTGCTGCGAAAAAGGATTCCGCTGAAAACCGTTAACGGTATAAACATCTGAAATACCAATCTTAAAACCATCATCAGGATTGTAGCCCAATGCAGGAAGAAAAAGGTTTACGCTTTGAATCTGTTTTTTAACGTCATACGTGTTAAAATCATAATTGTCAGTGAATCTAAAGGCTGCACCGCCTTTTTCTTCCACCGTATTTTTCTTGCTTTTTTGATCGTAAACTTTCACTTTCCGACCGTTCGCAATTTTATAAGTATCGTTGTTCTGACCACCAATAATTCTAATAAAAATTGGTCTATTGCCTTTTCCTTTCACCTCAAAAACGTCATCATCATCTAATCCATAAACCCAAATTTCGCAAGTTTCATTTGCGTCAAAAGTGCGATCTACCATTACATCTGCTTTTTCACCATCTTTAAGACGGTAGGTTTTGATATTCGTTTTTCCTTCAGGCAAACGAGTGATTTCAAATAAATCATCTTTATCTGTTCCTGTAATTACTTGCAGTTTGGCCAAATAATCATAATATTCTTGTGCTATTTTTACGATATTATCTCGTCTTCCCTTTAATTTATTTTCAATATCGGCTGCTGTTTCGTCTTGTGCCTCTTTCGGAAGGTCTCTAAAGGCGTTTTCGATTACTTCATCTGTAACATTCTCTTGAATGTATTTAGCTTCGGCTAACCAAGTGTCTTTTCCTTCGTTTTGGATTAATGCGTGATCCAGTTTTATCCCAGCAGAATTAAACCATTTGGTATGTTTAAGCTCCGCACCATACACCTGAAATTGGCGAGAAGTGTTGAATAGTGTTCTTGCCAAATCCAACAAACCACCATCAAAATTTGAATACACTTGATCTCTATCGCGTGGAATTGGATCAAAAGTTCTTGAACCATCATCGTTGTCGTGCTGCGTAAAACGCCACTGATCGTTATGACGGTCCCAATCTCCCACCAACATATCAAAAATTCTGGCGCGGATATAGGCTTTCTCGTTCAATTTGTATTTTTCGTCCTTTCTTAATTTGGCCAAAAGATCGTCCGTACTCTCAACATCATCTGGATTATCAAAAAGATCTCCGTCAAAAGCTTTATCGGGACGTTCCACAATCATATAAAGCTCATCACCATAATTTTCATTGAATTCTCCCAGAGCCTTTTGTTTTGGTACGTAATAAAGTTTGGGATTTGTATGGAGAATATTCGCTGCATCCGATAATTTTGGAATCGTAAAAGCCCCATAAGGATGGGCAGCCGTATAAAAATCGAGAATCAAATCTTCTGGAATGGTGTTCTTGAAATCGTTTTCAACTTCCTTATTCTTGACAATTACGTTTTGCAGAAATTGTAGGGCACTTTTCTTCATTGCCCGCATATTATAAGTGCGTCCGTCCTTATCTTCCAAACGAAGTGAGCGGGTTTGGTGGCCACCACCAGCGCGAATTACATTTAAACCACCATAAAGCGTGTCTAAAAGAACTGTTTTTGCAGTTACATCTGTGCCATAAACTTTACGGTAATGCTTACCCCAAACTGTTTTATAAAAACCAGTTTTCTCAACCATTTCATCTGTATAAATACTGGATTTCGTCGTTTCTGGAAAGTTCTCGTGAAGTGTAGAGAAATCGAACTTTTTTAAGGCTGGGTTTACTTCTTTTTCAAAAAGCATTTCAGAAGTACCGTCTTCATTTGCTTTAAAAAATTGTACTGTGGAAGCTCCATTTTTATAAACATCCATTCTCGCAAAACCTTCTTGCCCAG comes from Aequorivita sublithincola DSM 14238 and encodes:
- a CDS encoding DUF2061 domain-containing protein, which produces MRDPSRKRHIAKTITWRMVGTLDTILLSWFITGNPWTGLKIGLAEVFTKMILYYFHERVWFKINLSKKGIVRESRKRHIFKTLTWRGVGTLDTMLLSWLVTGNPLIGLKIGLSELLTKMILYYLHERVWYRMDYGLESRG
- a CDS encoding sulfate adenylyltransferase subunit 1, encoding MAIDNNQLLRFTTAGSVDDGKSTLIGRLLYDSKSIFEDQLAAVENTSKKKGHDNIDLAMFTDGLKEEREQGITIDVAYRYFTTPKRKFIIADTPGHIQYTRNMITGASTANAAIILVDARHGVIEQTKRHSFIASLLQIPHLIVCINKMDLVNYDEAVYDDIVSQYEKLSSKLVIQDITYIPISALHGDNVVNRSDNMNWYKGAALLYTLETLHISNDLNKIDARFPVQTVLRPQREGFIDYRGYAGRIASGVFRKGDIVVALPSGFTSKIKSIDGFEEEFEEAFVPMSVSITLEDDIDVSRGDMIVRTNNRPETSQEFDVMLCWMSSKPSQPRTKYTVYHTENSQKAMIKNVLYKVDINTYDRIKDQETFEMNDIGRVTIRTTKPLMIDSYGTNRTTGSIILIDDNTNETVAAGMIV
- a CDS encoding metallophosphoesterase, which codes for MIFKKFSFLFFTVCLISSCATYAPQFKDKDAKPIYPSDKKVEKTFYLVGDAGLSPMGGMSDALITFKKYLKKEKIPGNYTIFLGDNIYPAGMDPEGHPRRKLSENMIDAQHNSLKDYDGHTIFIPGNHEWYNDGVVGVAREENYVESKFPDQDAFRPSNGCPLESITVSDDIQLIVIDTQWFLEDWNKNPTINQNCDIKTREKFFIELELALEKNQNKTIVFAMHHPMFTNGNHGGYFALEKHLYPFQKKIPLPVLSSLVVQIRSRGGVSVQDRYNELYNNLMIRLQQLAKNNKRLVFVSGHDHNLQYIEKDGFQQIVSGAGSKESYAATGKDGFFSTGAQGFAVLDVFDDGSSWVRYFVKGENHEPKLLFQKEVIPAPKKLDISIYPKMFPQQYTVPIYKQDSISEALFFKTIWGSKYKDAYSKPVTAQVASLDTLYGGLKVINETKGADYNSLLLTDQKGNRYRMRKMGKKALQISRKIVFDDNKNEPSEPEKVDAPNLKGQGIGFYTASHPYAVMAVPDLARAINIFYTTPQLYYVPKQKRLGNYNETFGDELYLISIEPSESSEGEGLFKYPDDVETTDDILIKLQKTGDVSLDEENYIKSRLFDMLIGYWDREPDHWQWAEYFNRYKKNVFVPIPKNRDNAFSSFEGNISDLTRSLFNGSFESQVYGENITDLKRFNKESIILDRALLENSGRSQWKYLAKSIQDSITDAVIEKAFNEIPQEVQDESLADIKQKLKDRRENLVAIADKYYTFLSTLQTVVGTDYDDVFEITRLPDGKTNIKTFTTINGVISVTLTDRTYNHKDTKEIWVYGLSGKDKFIVNGKENDLIYIRAIGGNDEDTYALNEGRRVKVYDSESFPSIVESKNGGTIRFTDVYNLNTYDFRKQIERNQGFVSAIGYNPDDGFRAALQYVYRVDNFQRNPFSQKHVLGAAYFTDQNSFELSYSGEFANIQDDLNLSFGASLTSPNYNINFFGFGNETENFQDEKGFEYNRVEVQHISANVGLLRNSNFGSFFKLQTTFDSYDVNNSNVSIISDVSIPNMNKNSFFGTLEAIYNYRSYDEIRNPTIGMMFDLNVGVTDNLKDTDDIHGFIKSRIGFYNHLTKNRKLVLKTNVRNQVNIGGRYQFYQAATLGEDNGLRGYREQRFSGKSFLVGSADFRYSLPSFKIGLIPIDTGLYVGADLGRIWIKDDPSKKWHNSRGGGLWINGAGGLNANFSVFNSEEGTRITFGLGFDF
- the cysD gene encoding sulfate adenylyltransferase subunit CysD; the encoded protein is MNKYFLDYLDELESEAIYILREVWAQFENPVILFSGGKDSILVTHLARKAFYPSKIPFPLMHVDTGHNFPETIQFRDDLIEELGVQLIVGSVQESIDTGRVAEEKGRNATRNALQITTLLDAIESNKVDCAIGGGRRDEEKARAKERFFSHRDDFGQWDPKNQRPELWNLLNGKYFEGEHFRAFPISNWTEMDVWNYIKRENISIPSLYLAHQREVVRRSDSWIPVSEHLKLEENEKIETKKIRFRTLGDITITGGIESDADTLEKIVEEVSAMRMTERGNRSDDKRSETAMEDRKKQGYF
- the cysC gene encoding adenylyl-sulfate kinase, which gives rise to MEENVIRHDFSISKIQRSELKKQKPMLLWFTGLSGSGKSTIADAVEMALFERGIHTYLLDGDNVRKGLNNNLSFSPEDRTENIRRIAEVANLMIDAGLVVLASFVSPYREDRENVKRIVGYNNFVEVFVNTPIEECEKRDTKGLYAKARAGEIKNFTGVNAPYEAPMIPDIEIDTTVVSVDEAVLVIMGVIAKKI
- a CDS encoding four helix bundle protein, with translation MKKIMAGNFEELNCWKECYNLKVYLKENVLIKLPKNEKFELYSQILRAARSSTANIAEGWGSYHYKENINFLRYSRGSVSEILDHSVEAKDCDYINLETLKEIRLQVEKCIQLINGYIRYLSNKNDEK
- a CDS encoding four helix bundle protein, translating into MKSHNDLRVYQESMDLVIEIYKVTHNFPDSEKFGLTSQIRRASVSIPSNIAEGAARESKKEFKRFLYISLGSAAELETQIEISNRLGFIDDSKILKEKIYYIKRMLIKLIQTLKN
- the cysQ gene encoding 3'(2'),5'-bisphosphate nucleotidase CysQ, yielding MKTNLSIAIKAALDAGIEILKVYETDFGVETKDDNSPLTQADKNANEVINGYLKPTGIQIISEENRQLDYSERKDWTRCWIVDPVDGTKEFIKRNGEFTVNIALIENGSPILGVIYVPVSKELYFTSEDEKSSKKIIVSSEKISLEEIFEKAKIIKPSPITSEVIVVGSRSHLNEDTKNFISEIEKDNRVEIVSKGSSLKFCLVAEGLAHIYPRFAPTMEWDTAAGHAICNAAGVLVIDQSTGKPMQYNKPNLLNNYFLVKR
- a CDS encoding Dps family protein, whose translation is MGYLNLDKTKTTATAKELNVLLADYHLYYQKLRNFHWNVVGKNFFELHVKFEEMYDDAKLKVDEVAERILTLRFQPESNFSNYLKTSNIKESSEDTKDVEMVKILLDDHGKLLKQMRKVVETADKAGDEGTIDMIGGFIGHIEKVSWMLDAWSMKSTDNHPEA